A region of the Desulfovibrio litoralis DSM 11393 genome:
AACCATGGTTAGTGCCGCATTGGCGATGGTTTGGGAAAGACCTTGCGTGGTGGTTGACGCCGACGTAGAAGCCCCCAATCTCCACTTGTTTTTATCGCCAGAAATGAAAGAGAGCGAGCCGGTCTATCTTGAAGTTCCCGTATTAAATAAAGAGCTTTGCACTTTATGCGGAGCTTGTCGCAAGCTTTGTAAGTTTGGAGCTATTGCTAAGCTTGGATCTTCTCTCAATATCTTTCCAGATTTGTGTCATGGTTGTGGCGGATGTTTTGAAGTTTGTCCCGAACTTGCTTTTTCTGTTGGACAAAGAGAACTTGGAACTTTAGAAACAGGCACAATACTTTCGGGTAAAAATCTTTTTATTATGGGGCGTTCAAGAATTGGGGAATCTATGACTCCGCCTTTGTTGCGAGCCGTTTATGAACATACCAATCAGCTTTTGAAAACTTATGCTCAAAAAGATGGGGAACTAGACGTTATTATAGATTCTCCCCCCGGTGTTAGTTGCCCTGCCGTTACTGTCGCACGAGATGCGGATATACTTTTATTGGTTGTTGAACCGACGCCTTTTGGTTTTTATGATTTTAAGTTGGCACATCAGGCTTTTCAGAACCTCAATAAGCCAATCGGAATCGTCATGAACAGAGTGGGTATACAAGGTAATGAGCATGGGGAAAAGCTTGTGCGAGAATATTGCTTGGAATACTGCTTGCCGATTTTTATGGAATTGCCGTTTGAACGAGGTGTTGCGGAAGCTTATTCGCAAGGTGTGGTTATTTCTACTCTTTCTTTTGAGTGGAACAAGCGTTTTGTTGTTTTAGCCGAGGCGTTACAGCGTTTTGCAAAAGGGGGGACTCATGTATGAAATTGTTATTATAAGTGGTAAGGGAGGAACGGGAAAGACCTCTGTGGCGACCAGTTTTGCCCACCTACTTGATAGAGGTGTAATTTGCGACCTTGACGTTGATGCCCCTGATTTACATATTATTCTTGAACCAAAAAATGAATTGCATACCGAATTTATTTCAGGCTATGAGGCGGAACTTTCTCAGGAAACCTGTAGCCTTTGCGGGCTTTGTTATGATAAATGTAAGTTTGGTGCTGTCATCAAAACCCATGAGAATAGCTTTAAAATCGACTCGCTACGCTGTGAGGGGTGTGGCGTTTGTGCTGAACTTTGTCCAACAAAAGCAATTAAATTGACTGAAAAAAAATCAGGTGATTGGTATTATAGCAAGAGCCGTTTTGGTCCTTTTATTCATGCCTTGCTTTTACCCGGTCAGGAAAACTCTGGGCGTTTGGTTTCGCTTTTAAAACAAAAATCAAGAGAATATGCCAAAAAAGAAAAGCTCGACTTTATTCTCTATGATGGTTCACCCGGAATAGGTTGCCCCGTAATAAGCTCAATATCTGGTGCTGATTTGGTTGTGGCGGTTGTTGAACCCTCTCCCTCCGGGCGACATGATTTTGTGCGTGTGGCTGATTTGTGTGAACACTTTGGCATTCCTGTTGTCGTCTTGATTAATAAAGCAGATATAAACAGTTCCGAAACTCAGGCTCTTAAAACTTTTTGTAAAGAGCGAAAATATAAAGTTATCGCCGAACTACCTTTTTCCCATGATGTAACTATGGCTATGGTAAAAAAACGTGCAATTACTGAAACCGAATCTCCTTTAGGCAAAATTTTGATTTCTGCTTGGAACGAGGTGAAAGAGATTGCGTTCTCTAAATCGAAAAAAATCAATAAACTGTAACTTATTAAACTAGTAAAAAGGAGAATAAACATGAATAATCTTAGAATAGCAATTCCTTCAAATAATCCCGGTGGTCTTGATGCGGGTATGGGTATGCACTTTGGACATTGTGATATTTATACTATTGTTGATATTGAAGGCGGAGCTGTGAAAACTGTTTCTACTTTGGAAAACGTACCCCATGTTCAGGGCGGTTGTTTGGCTCCGGTTCAACATTTAGCCTCTCACAACGTTAAAGCGTTATTGGCTGGCGGAATGGGAATGCGTCCGCTTATGGGTTTTCGCCAGGTGGGTATTGATGCGTACTTTGCCGGCTCTTTTGCAACAGTAGGTCAGGCGGTTCAGGCATTCATTGACGGTAAATTACCGGCTTTTTCAACTGAATTCACCTGTGGTGGCGGAAAATAAGTTATGAAGGTTTTAATTGTTACTAAGCGATTGGAGTTTTGGGAAGGGGTTCAAGATGACTTTTCAAAATATACTTTAACTATGGGTTTTGTTTCGACAATTAAAAATGCCTTAGAATTTGTTAAAGCAACTCCGCCTGTTTTGATTATTTTGGATCAGGTTTTTTCAGATATTCCAAATTTATCCGAAACGGAAAACGAAAAAGCTCTACGTGGAACTTTGACTGATATTTTAATGATTAATGCGATGATACATAGTGTTGTGGTTACTGACATGGACAAAGAAATTTTTCATGAATTAACCGAAGGACTTGGCATTTTATTAGCTCTACCTGTTAAATTGAATCAAACCGAGCTTCAAAAGTTGTTTGACGCTTTGTCTGAAGTGCAAGTTTTGACTCAAAGTAGTAATAAATAAAATAGCTTATGTGTATTGAGACTATTGCACAATAGGCTCAAAGTGGCTTTCGTCAGAAAAACACTCCAAAAACCCTCGAAACAAAGGAAAATTTAATTTCCCTGTAAAATTAGTGGGTTTTGTGATTTAAGATGTTTTATGCTATTTGCATACAGGGCATAAAACGATGACAAAAGTACGCAAAAAGTAGCTTTGCAATGTTTTGTATTGCGTTATATTAAAAATTTCGTGCTAGCTTAATAATAAAAAGGTTACATTTTTTTATGTAACCTTTTTTTATAACTTTTTATTAATGTTTGTTATTTTTATTGAGCTACTATAGGGGCAACAATATTAAACGGCCAAATAATTGGAATTAATATGGAACATAATATGAAATATATAAAAACCAGCGGACCGCCGACTTTTACATAATCCATAAATCTATAGTTTCCTGCTCCTAAAACCAGTGTGTTTGGCGGAGTTCCGATAGGAGTAGCAAAAGCACAGGAAGCCGCAATGGCAATAGCCATAATAACTCCGTGTGGTGATGCCCCGATTCCTTTTGCGATAGATATTCCAATCGGGCACAATAAAGCAGCCGAAGCGGTATTTGACATAAATTGTGTCAGTATGGCACTTAATAAAAATAGAATTGCAGTTAGTGCATAAGGAGAGGGATTTCCGCCCATTAAACTTATTACACCGTCTGCAATCATTTTACCCGCACCGCTTTTATCAAGGGCAGTCGCAACAGGCATCATTCCTGCAAAAAGGAAGATCGTTACCCAATCAATGCCGCGGTAAGCTTCTTTTTCTTTAAGACAACCGGTTAGAACAAGGAAAATAGCTCCGGCAACAGCAGCCATTTCTAAAGGGATTCTCTTTATATCAAGAGCCATAACGACAACAACAGCTAAAAGAGTAAGCCCGGTGATCCACATTTTTTTAGGGTCATTTGATGTGGGTTTGGCGTCTGCGGTTAAGTCGCCGGCTTCTGCGGCGGCTTCTGCGTTACCTTCTGTTTTGGGTAATAACTTGTTTCCGATAAACATCATGTAAAGCATACCCACAATGGTTATAGGAATGCCTATCAAGGCAAATTCAAAAAAGCCAAACGGTGCTAATGCCGCACCTTTTAATGCTCCGTTGGCAATAATATTAGGTGGAGTTCCGACGAGTGTGATTGTTCCGCCAAAACCTGCGGCAAAAGCAAGAGGCATTAATTGTCTTGATGCCGGAATTTTAGCAACAGAACAAATACCGATAATAACAGGCATTAAAGCCGCGGTTGTCCCTGTGTTGGAAGAAATGGAAGATAAAACGGCGGCGATGAGCATAGTTCCAAACATCAAGCTTTTTTCGCTAGTTCCAAAGCTTTTAACGGCAAATACACCGACTTTTTGAGCCAAGCCCGTGTGGAACATTGCCGCACCGATAACAAACATACCGGCGAAAAGTACGACAGTTGAATTAGAAAGTCCGGAAAAAACAGTTGATGCCGGAATAATTCCTAAAAGACCTAAAGTAATAGCACCTCCCATCGCAGTGATGGTTAGAGGAACAAGCTCGGTTACAAATAAAATAGCCATAATCCCAAGTACGATTAATGTCATAACCGCAGGAGAGCAAATATCTTCCATAAAACAACCTCTTTTTAGATTAGTGTGAAGTAAAATACATATGTTTCTAATCATTAATCAAACCACAAAAATAACTAGTTTGATTTTTTAACTTTTTAATATGAGCCATATTTTAAAGTTAGTGTTTTTGGGCGTAAGGTTGATTTGTTCTTTTTACCTCCAGAGTTTAAGTATATTAAAAACAGTGAGTTTTTTTATAACTGACTTTTTCAAGAGAGTGAATTATAAAGCCAGTTTGACCTATATACTCTTCTCACTGTTTTTATGTTTATTTAATATGTTAAAATTCAAAGTTTGGTTTTACATAAAGTTCACCACCAACAGAATCGTTAATCACCAAAAGAGGAAAGTCTTTTACTGTTAATTTTCTGACGGCTTCTGCTCCAAGGTCTTCATACGCGATAACCTCTGAGGCGGTGATACATTTTGAAATCAACGCTCCTGCTCCGCCTGTTGCTCCAAGATAAACGCCGGTATATTTTTTCATTGCGTCTATAACGGGTGGAGTGCGTTTCCCTTTACCTATACTTGCCCCTAAGCCCAAACTATAAAGTTTGGGAGCATAAGCGTCCATGCGGTAAGAGGTGGTTGGTCCGGCTGAACCTATAGCAAAACCTTTTGGTGCAGGGGTTGGCCCCATATAATAGATAGCGGCTCCTTCAAGCTCAAAAGGTGGTTTTTGTCCTTTTTCAAGGGCGTCTATAATGCGTTTATGGGCTGCGTCTCGTGCCGAATAGATTATTCCGCTTAATAAAACCAAATCTCCGCTTCTAAGTAAGGCAAGATCTTTTTTTTGCAATGGTGTGGTTAAGTGATAAGTTGCCATTAGAAGGTTACCTCCCCGTGTCTTGAAGAGTGGCATTGTACATTAATCGCAACAGGTAAACTGGCAATATGACAAGGCATAACTTCTATTTTAACACCCAGACAGGTGGTTTTTCCGCCTAAACCCATAGGTCCTGTTCCAAGTGCGTTAATTGCTTCAAACAACTCTTGTTCCAAAGCGGCAACAGCAGGGTCGGGGTGTGGAGTATCAAGCGAGCGAAAAAGGGCTTTTTTAGCCAAGCCTGAAACGATATCAAAGGTTCCGCCTATTCCGACACCAACAATCGTAGGGGGGCAAGGGTTTGGTCCGGCTTCTGCCATACGGCGTACGACAAAGTCTTTTATCCCTGCCCAACCTTGAGATGGGGTAAGCATGGTGGTTCGGCTCATATTTTCCGAACCTCCGCCTTTTGCCATATAGCGAATACTGAGTTTATTTCCGGGAACAATTTCGGTGTGAATCATCGCCGGAGTATTATTGCCTGTATTTTTACGAGTAAAAGGGTCGCAAACGGATTTTCTTAAACAGCCTTTATCATAAGCTTCTATGGTCGCTTGGTTAAGAACTTCTTTAAGACTGCCCCCTTCAATATGAATGTCTTCACCATATTCGACAAAAAATACGGAAACGCCACAGTCTTGACATAACGCTAAACCACTTTCTTTTGCGTAATCAGCATTTTCAAGGAGTTGGCGGAATATTTCTTGGGCAACCGGAGTTGTTTCGTCTTTTTGTGCTTTTACAAAAGCCCTGCGAATATCATCGCGTAAGATACGATTACAATCTAAAATCATATCAACAACGGCTTTGTGTATTTCTTTTGCTTTAATATTTTTCATATAATAACCTTATTATTTATGCTTGTCTTGACAGCCGCACTTTTTTTCCATCTTATTTAAGATACTGCGAGGAATAATATTTTTTACGGAATGTAAAGCAAGCATTCTTCTCATTATACCTAATTGGTCTTGAAGCGGAAGTTTTTTAGGACAAACATCTTCACAACCAAGTAAGCCCATACAACCAAATACGCCTTGATCGTTTCCGATCAGTTCGTAAAAATCTTGGACATCACGATTATCACGAGGGTCAAGACAAAAGCGAGCCATACGGTTAATTGTTGTTGCACCCATAAAATCTTCACGCATTCTGGCTGTTCCGCAGGCAGCAATACAACAGCCACACTCTATACAGCGGTCAAGCTCAAAAATCTGTACGGCAAGCTCATTTTCCATGCGGTCTTCTTGAGCATTTTCGTCAAAAGTTTTGTTGTTGTGTATCCACGATTCGATACGAGTTCCAACATTACGAAACCATGATCCGGTATCGACGGAAAGATCGCCGACAAGTTTAAATACCGGAAGCGGGTGTAAAACAATATGATCGGGGAGGTCTCTTGTTTGAGTGCAACAGGCAAGCCCGGGGCGACCGTTTATTACCATTCCGCAAGAACCACAGATACCCGCCCTGCAACAAAAGTCGAACTGTAAAGTCGGATCTTGAGTTTCACGAATTTGCATTAGTGCGACAAAAAGAGTCATGCTTGGGTGTTCTTCTAAGTGATATGTCTGCATGTGTGGGGTACTGGCAGGGTCTAACGGGTTATAGCGTAATACTTCAATGCGTAGTTTGCGTCCCATATTTTCTCCGTATATAAAAAATGTTTTATCGGTGTTATTTTTGTATATAAACTACAGAAAAGTCGCTTAGACCTTTAGCTCTGCGTTGCCGAATGGTTTAATTTGTTCAGCGGGAATTTTGGCTTCAATAATTTTTCCACCACCATACCCTCTGTCTCCCGGAGGAATTTCAAAATAAGGAGTAGCCGGCTCATAAGTTAAAGTTGGAAGCGTATCTCCTTCTTTCCAAGTCGCAAGTGTACGGTTAAGCCATTTTTCGTCGTTACGCTCAGGATAATCTTCACGAGAATGAGCCCCACGGCTTTCGGTACGCATTAACGCCCCGTAGGCAGTACATAAACCAAGTTTAATCATGCCACGAATACGCAACGCCATTGAAAGCTCGGGGTTAAAACCGATATTATTCCCGACAAGAGCGATTTTTTCAGAGCGTTGTAACAACTCTTGAAGTTCATCAACAGCGGTTTGAAGGTCTTTTGCGTTACGGAAAATTCCAACGTTGTCCATCATGGTTTTATGAAGCTGAGAACGCAACTCGTAGCAATTTTCTTTCCCTTTGCGTCCGTGAACCATATTATTGATACGCTCTTCAACTTGTTTGTAAGTAGAGTTGACCATAGCGGTATTAAAAGTAGTTTCGTTGCCTTGTAAATATTCTACTACTTTTTTACCGATAATACGACCGGCAACAATGGTTTCGGCGAGAGAGTTTCCACCAAGACGGTTAAAGCCGTGCATATCCCAACAGGCGGCTTCTCCGGCTGAGAATAAGCCTTTTAAGCCATAAGAGGCACCGTCTTTATTGGTACGCACTCCGCCCATGCTATAGTGGTGGGTCGGGCGAACGGGAATAAGCTGATGAATAGGGTTAACGCCTAAGAATTTTGTGGAAATGTCATAAACTTCACGCAAGTTAGTGGTAATATGTTTTTCACCAAGATGACGAATATCTAACCAAAGATGTTCACCATATGGACTTTGTACTCCAAAACCTTTACGCATATGTTCAACCATACGACGAGAAACAACGTCTCTTGAGGCGAGTTCGGCTTTTTCTGGTTCATAATCAGGCATAAAACGATATTCGTTTACGTCTAATAAAGTTCCGCCGTCTCCGCGACAACCTTCGGTTACTAAAATATCGGTCGGAACTGTTCCGGTTGGGTGAAACTGTACGGCTTCCATATTTCCCAGAGCAACGACACTGGTATCAAGAGCGGTTATTTGCCCGCCTCCATCACAAATTATGGCGTTGGTGGTTGCCGGATAGATACGACCGTAACCGCCTGTTGCGATTAGGGTTACTTTTGCCAAATATGCCATAAGCTCGCCCGTACGCAAACAACGCACGATACAGCCCAAACATTTTTCACCGTCATGAATCAAAGCTTCGGCTTGAGTGCGGTCATGGACTTCAACGCCAAGTTGTAAAAGGCGATTGTCTAGAGTAAATAAAACTGAGTGTCCTGTTCCGTCTGAGGTGTAACAGGTACGCCATTTTGCAGTACCTCCAAAGGCACGGGAGTGGATTAAACCGCGTTTTTCTTCTTTTTCGGTGGCTTCAAAGGGTTTTCCGCCTTTATAATAGGTATGAACACCCGGAACAACCCTACTCCAAGGAACGCCCATCCACGCCATTTCACGCATGGCGATAGGGGCAGTATTGGCGAAAAGTCTGGCGACTTCTTGGTCGCAACCCCAGTCAGAACCTTTAACCGTATCGGTAAAGTGAATATCGGGGCTATCGCCTTCGCTCATTGCTGAGTTTCCGAGAGCCGCCTGCATACCGCCCATTGCAGCGGAAGAGTGAGAGCGTTTTGGTGGTACAACAGAAAGGCAAATAGCGTTAAATCCTGCTTGAGCGGCTTCTATAGCGACGCGTTCACCGGCAAGACCTGCTCCCATACATAATAAATCTGTTTGAAATATACGCATTATTTGTTGCCTCCTAGTTTGGGATTGTGATGAAGTGAAAACGTATTATTGTAAGCAACCCAAGACCAATATAGGCAGCCAGAAGAATATATATGCGTTTTTGCCAAACAGCTCTGTTTTCGGCTGTAATATAGCCATATTTAACACATACGCGAAATAGACCGAGAGATAAATGAATGCCGACAGCCGTTAAAAGAACAATATAAAAAGGAGTCCAACCGTGTTGTTCACGTAAAGCACTTTTTTCTACGGTAATAGGTAAGGTTGAAAGGATTTCACTCATATGAATGATGCTGAAAACCAAGACTATAATGGCGGAAATTACTTGTGCGAACCATTCCCACGTGTATTGATGACGCATACTTTTTGCGTGTTCCCAATAAACTTTAAGACCACCGGTTAAAAAAGGCATTTTACGAGCAGCCAAAATAAAGTGGAAAATTACGAGTAAAAGAATAATTGGTCCAAAAACTTGTGCCAAATAAAGCTCTTCCAATATCCAACCGATTCCGCCCATAAGCCTAGGGCTTATAATAACCGTACTGGTTAAGATAAGGTGGATAATCGTAAAAACAGCCAAAACAACGCCGGAAAGTGCCTGCATTACATCAAGACGACCCGGAAGGGTTGTTTTTCCAAGACTTTTTAGAGTAACAAAACTCTCCATAAACACTCCTTAAAGGCTAAATGTATTATCTTTTTGTTAATAAACAAAAAAATTAAGATAACATTTCATATCATTCATAATATGAATAATATAAACACATTAATCACACTTTGACAAAGAGAATGATGTAAACCAAAATGATATAAGAATACTTATTTTTTAAATAAAGAATATTTTTGGAGAATATAAAAATGGAGTGAGTGAACGTTTTGTTTGTCTAAAAGATACAATGTATAAATATAGAGGGTTAAGTGAAGTACGAGTTTAATGAGATTGTACAATAAAATCTATATATTGCGTTCAGTAAGATATTTTATGCAAGTGATGGTAAGATGTCAATAATTAATTAAGGGCTATAGATAGTATTCTTTTTATTATTATTTAAAGTTCTTAATAGTTTCGTAACGAAAACAAGAGGTTAAATGATCATTCACCAAACCCGTTGCTTGCATGTGGGCATAAATTGTTGTTGAACCCAAAAACTTAAAGCCTTTTTGTTTAAGGTCTTTGGCGATCAAATCTGATAATTGAGTTTTTGCGGGAAGTTCCGTTATTTCTTTCCAGCTATTGCAAATTGGTTTTCCATCAACAAAATCCCAGATATATTTAGAAAACTTTCCGTATTTTGCGACAATTTCTAAGAAACAACGTGCGTTATTGATAGAAGCTTCGATTTTCTTGCGATTTCTTACAATACTGGGGTCTTGTAAGAGGCTTTCTACGTCTTGTTCTGTAAATTCTGCTACAATTTCAGGTTTAAAGTTATGATAACATTTTTTATAGCCCGCTCTTTTATTTAAAATAGTTGACCATGATAAACCGGCTTGAGCAGATTCAAGCACTAAAAATTCAAATTGTTTTTGGTCGTCTCTACAGGGAACGCCCCATTCTTCGTCGTGATAAATAGTTTCTGTTTGGGTTTTTATAGACCAAGGGCAACGTATGAGAGTGTCTGACATCGAGCATTCCTAATAATTTATTTAATATATTATTTTTTTCTAAAATCTTCTAACATAAAATGTTCAAGTGGCTTGCGTTCCAAACTACCTTTTTGATCAGGGTAACCAAGGGCAATTAGCCCCATAAATTCATAAGGTTCCGGGTTTACGCCCATTGCCTTAACAGGTTCGTCGCCGTAATTAATAATCTCGCCAAGCCAAACACCACCAAGACCTAAAGAATGAATTGCCAACAACATATTTTGCATGGCGGCACCGGCGACTTGGT
Encoded here:
- a CDS encoding 4Fe-4S binding protein, which produces MKLAVASGKGGAGKTMVSAALAMVWERPCVVVDADVEAPNLHLFLSPEMKESEPVYLEVPVLNKELCTLCGACRKLCKFGAIAKLGSSLNIFPDLCHGCGGCFEVCPELAFSVGQRELGTLETGTILSGKNLFIMGRSRIGESMTPPLLRAVYEHTNQLLKTYAQKDGELDVIIDSPPGVSCPAVTVARDADILLLVVEPTPFGFYDFKLAHQAFQNLNKPIGIVMNRVGIQGNEHGEKLVREYCLEYCLPIFMELPFERGVAEAYSQGVVISTLSFEWNKRFVVLAEALQRFAKGGTHV
- a CDS encoding ATP-binding protein, with product MYEIVIISGKGGTGKTSVATSFAHLLDRGVICDLDVDAPDLHIILEPKNELHTEFISGYEAELSQETCSLCGLCYDKCKFGAVIKTHENSFKIDSLRCEGCGVCAELCPTKAIKLTEKKSGDWYYSKSRFGPFIHALLLPGQENSGRLVSLLKQKSREYAKKEKLDFILYDGSPGIGCPVISSISGADLVVAVVEPSPSGRHDFVRVADLCEHFGIPVVVLINKADINSSETQALKTFCKERKYKVIAELPFSHDVTMAMVKKRAITETESPLGKILISAWNEVKEIAFSKSKKINKL
- a CDS encoding NifB/NifX family molybdenum-iron cluster-binding protein — translated: MNNLRIAIPSNNPGGLDAGMGMHFGHCDIYTIVDIEGGAVKTVSTLENVPHVQGGCLAPVQHLASHNVKALLAGGMGMRPLMGFRQVGIDAYFAGSFATVGQAVQAFIDGKLPAFSTEFTCGGGK
- a CDS encoding SLC13 family permease — translated: MEDICSPAVMTLIVLGIMAILFVTELVPLTITAMGGAITLGLLGIIPASTVFSGLSNSTVVLFAGMFVIGAAMFHTGLAQKVGVFAVKSFGTSEKSLMFGTMLIAAVLSSISSNTGTTAALMPVIIGICSVAKIPASRQLMPLAFAAGFGGTITLVGTPPNIIANGALKGAALAPFGFFEFALIGIPITIVGMLYMMFIGNKLLPKTEGNAEAAAEAGDLTADAKPTSNDPKKMWITGLTLLAVVVVMALDIKRIPLEMAAVAGAIFLVLTGCLKEKEAYRGIDWVTIFLFAGMMPVATALDKSGAGKMIADGVISLMGGNPSPYALTAILFLLSAILTQFMSNTASAALLCPIGISIAKGIGASPHGVIMAIAIAASCAFATPIGTPPNTLVLGAGNYRFMDYVKVGGPLVFIYFILCSILIPIIWPFNIVAPIVAQ
- a CDS encoding Fe-S-containing hydro-lyase, producing the protein MATYHLTTPLQKKDLALLRSGDLVLLSGIIYSARDAAHKRIIDALEKGQKPPFELEGAAIYYMGPTPAPKGFAIGSAGPTTSYRMDAYAPKLYSLGLGASIGKGKRTPPVIDAMKKYTGVYLGATGGAGALISKCITASEVIAYEDLGAEAVRKLTVKDFPLLVINDSVGGELYVKPNFEF
- a CDS encoding fumarate hydratase, whose protein sequence is MKNIKAKEIHKAVVDMILDCNRILRDDIRRAFVKAQKDETTPVAQEIFRQLLENADYAKESGLALCQDCGVSVFFVEYGEDIHIEGGSLKEVLNQATIEAYDKGCLRKSVCDPFTRKNTGNNTPAMIHTEIVPGNKLSIRYMAKGGGSENMSRTTMLTPSQGWAGIKDFVVRRMAEAGPNPCPPTIVGVGIGGTFDIVSGLAKKALFRSLDTPHPDPAVAALEQELFEAINALGTGPMGLGGKTTCLGVKIEVMPCHIASLPVAINVQCHSSRHGEVTF
- a CDS encoding fumarate reductase iron-sulfur subunit, with protein sequence MGRKLRIEVLRYNPLDPASTPHMQTYHLEEHPSMTLFVALMQIRETQDPTLQFDFCCRAGICGSCGMVINGRPGLACCTQTRDLPDHIVLHPLPVFKLVGDLSVDTGSWFRNVGTRIESWIHNNKTFDENAQEDRMENELAVQIFELDRCIECGCCIAACGTARMREDFMGATTINRMARFCLDPRDNRDVQDFYELIGNDQGVFGCMGLLGCEDVCPKKLPLQDQLGIMRRMLALHSVKNIIPRSILNKMEKKCGCQDKHK
- a CDS encoding fumarate reductase flavoprotein subunit, which translates into the protein MRIFQTDLLCMGAGLAGERVAIEAAQAGFNAICLSVVPPKRSHSSAAMGGMQAALGNSAMSEGDSPDIHFTDTVKGSDWGCDQEVARLFANTAPIAMREMAWMGVPWSRVVPGVHTYYKGGKPFEATEKEEKRGLIHSRAFGGTAKWRTCYTSDGTGHSVLFTLDNRLLQLGVEVHDRTQAEALIHDGEKCLGCIVRCLRTGELMAYLAKVTLIATGGYGRIYPATTNAIICDGGGQITALDTSVVALGNMEAVQFHPTGTVPTDILVTEGCRGDGGTLLDVNEYRFMPDYEPEKAELASRDVVSRRMVEHMRKGFGVQSPYGEHLWLDIRHLGEKHITTNLREVYDISTKFLGVNPIHQLIPVRPTHHYSMGGVRTNKDGASYGLKGLFSAGEAACWDMHGFNRLGGNSLAETIVAGRIIGKKVVEYLQGNETTFNTAMVNSTYKQVEERINNMVHGRKGKENCYELRSQLHKTMMDNVGIFRNAKDLQTAVDELQELLQRSEKIALVGNNIGFNPELSMALRIRGMIKLGLCTAYGALMRTESRGAHSREDYPERNDEKWLNRTLATWKEGDTLPTLTYEPATPYFEIPPGDRGYGGGKIIEAKIPAEQIKPFGNAELKV
- a CDS encoding DNA-3-methyladenine glycosylase I, translating into MSDTLIRCPWSIKTQTETIYHDEEWGVPCRDDQKQFEFLVLESAQAGLSWSTILNKRAGYKKCYHNFKPEIVAEFTEQDVESLLQDPSIVRNRKKIEASINNARCFLEIVAKYGKFSKYIWDFVDGKPICNSWKEITELPAKTQLSDLIAKDLKQKGFKFLGSTTIYAHMQATGLVNDHLTSCFRYETIKNFK